From Algoriphagus sp. NG3, the proteins below share one genomic window:
- a CDS encoding DUF421 domain-containing protein yields the protein MENILFENWESTLRTVVLTVFGYLIMVFLLRVSGKRTLSKMNAFDFVVTIALGSCMASISLDKNITLVDGIVAFSLFILMQFLFTFLSVRVKGFRSLIADKPIVVFYKGEFVDDEMKKQRLTKQEVFNVCRLNGYSSVDEVYLIVLESTGDLSIVGNYRQGKINAADPLF from the coding sequence ATGGAAAATATTCTATTCGAAAATTGGGAAAGTACCCTACGTACGGTCGTCTTGACAGTGTTCGGTTACCTGATCATGGTTTTCTTACTTAGGGTTTCCGGTAAGAGGACACTCTCCAAGATGAATGCATTTGATTTTGTGGTCACAATAGCCCTTGGTTCTTGTATGGCTTCTATATCGCTCGATAAAAACATTACACTAGTTGATGGGATAGTGGCTTTTTCATTATTTATCCTTATGCAGTTCCTATTTACTTTCCTTTCAGTGAGGGTAAAAGGATTCCGCTCTTTAATAGCAGATAAGCCTATAGTGGTTTTTTATAAAGGAGAGTTTGTGGATGATGAGATGAAAAAGCAACGCTTGACAAAGCAAGAGGTGTTTAACGTATGCCGACTGAACGGTTATTCCTCAGTCGATGAAGTTTACCTCATAGTTTTGGAAAGTACAGGAGATTTGTCAATAGTGGGCAATTACCGCCAAGGAAAAATAAATGCCGCTGATCCTTTGTTCTAA
- a CDS encoding UDP-GlcNAc--UDP-phosphate GlcNAc-1-phosphate transferase translates to MAFDFQNTWMVLGVVWVAAISLLDDIYTISSRIRFAVQFLALTMAFYDLDVFLHINWWALPVLYFIALAIINGVNFMDGINGVTGLYGLVFLGSMLAVNAYMNIFDQFLIRYEILAICVFLIFNLRKKALMFAGDIGSISLAYLMIYFLVQWYLYTDSWTVILFLLIYGLDTAITIFGRIIKREKISEPHRTHLYQILANQGGFSHVNIALSYALLQLGVNFILFIYPKSTPDPYLGLGLMLTTGLFYIALKSFLLKKYAKAHS, encoded by the coding sequence ATGGCTTTCGACTTCCAAAATACCTGGATGGTGCTAGGTGTAGTCTGGGTGGCGGCCATTAGCCTGCTGGACGATATTTATACCATCTCCAGTAGGATAAGGTTTGCGGTTCAGTTCCTGGCACTGACGATGGCATTCTATGATTTGGATGTTTTTCTACACATCAATTGGTGGGCACTACCAGTCTTATATTTTATTGCACTAGCCATCATTAATGGTGTCAACTTCATGGACGGTATCAATGGAGTCACTGGACTGTATGGCTTGGTCTTTCTGGGAAGTATGCTTGCGGTGAACGCATACATGAATATTTTTGATCAGTTTCTGATCCGATATGAGATTCTTGCTATCTGTGTATTCCTGATCTTTAATCTTCGCAAAAAAGCCCTCATGTTTGCAGGAGATATAGGTAGTATCTCCCTTGCATATCTGATGATTTACTTCTTGGTGCAATGGTACCTGTACACAGACTCTTGGACTGTAATACTTTTTCTGCTTATTTATGGGCTAGATACAGCTATCACTATTTTTGGACGAATTATTAAAAGAGAAAAGATTTCTGAACCGCACAGAACACATCTCTACCAGATTCTTGCTAACCAGGGAGGATTTTCTCATGTTAATATCGCACTCAGTTATGCACTACTTCAACTAGGAGTCAACTTCATACTTTTTATCTACCCCAAATCCACACCGGATCCTTACTTGGGGTTGGGCCTAATGCTGACAACAGGACTTTTCTACATTGCCCTCAAATCCTTCCTTCTCAAAAAATACGCTAAAGCGCACTCTTAA
- a CDS encoding class I SAM-dependent methyltransferase — protein MYPIFYYWFKGQYINEIMDFKKKVYSFSSDEYSYFYKKISNRADDRPTDMNMESIDHIIKNLDVNQNTLLDVGCGRGFLLSQIRQKKNFDLTGCEIHNGLKDSDIKFKSGFVEQLPFPDKSFDIVICTHTIEHIIDLEKALTELKRVAKKQLIIVTPRQKYYYYTLDLHVNFFPIAESLCNQIGIENYSCKDIGGDWVYVAELAD, from the coding sequence ATGTATCCCATCTTTTACTATTGGTTTAAAGGCCAGTATATCAATGAGATCATGGATTTCAAGAAGAAGGTTTATTCATTCAGCTCTGATGAATATTCATATTTCTATAAAAAGATCAGTAATCGAGCTGACGATAGACCCACAGATATGAACATGGAATCTATTGATCATATCATTAAGAATTTGGACGTTAATCAAAACACTTTGCTAGACGTAGGGTGTGGAAGAGGGTTTTTACTATCCCAAATCCGGCAAAAGAAAAATTTTGATCTTACAGGATGTGAAATACATAACGGCTTAAAAGATTCAGACATCAAATTCAAAAGTGGATTCGTAGAACAACTGCCGTTTCCTGACAAAAGCTTTGATATAGTCATATGTACCCATACGATAGAACACATAATCGATCTAGAGAAAGCTCTTACCGAGCTCAAGAGAGTAGCAAAGAAACAACTTATAATTGTGACGCCACGTCAAAAATATTATTATTATACGCTGGATTTACATGTGAATTTTTTCCCAATAGCTGAATCTCTTTGTAATCAGATTGGAATCGAAAATTATAGTTGTAAGGATATAGGAGGCGATTGGGTTTACGTAGCAGAACTAGCGGATTAG
- a CDS encoding formyltransferase family protein, with the protein MKKRVVLLTGNELRHEFFRRFLGTSSDIIVAKSFCENGSPLKVLIGKNEIDLRSQHLKKREVSEKDFFEVFCERTRDDSNPIIIDRGQVNNEKIAAEIINSKPDILISYGCSIIKNELLLETFKGKFINIHLGLSPYYRGSGTNFWPLVNNQFQLVGTTFMHIDRGIDTGEIIHQVRAKIFRGDTPHQIGNRLIKDSFSVLEKLIQNFDFLEKIPSDFFTVKEEKLFRNKDFSDDAVMQLYRNFDNQAVTKYLSEEERLCKDFPIFENPTMYPL; encoded by the coding sequence TTGAAAAAGCGAGTTGTACTCTTAACTGGGAACGAATTACGTCATGAATTTTTCAGAAGGTTTCTGGGAACTTCCTCCGACATTATAGTGGCTAAATCCTTCTGTGAAAATGGAAGTCCGCTAAAAGTTTTAATTGGAAAGAATGAAATTGATCTCCGCTCACAGCATCTAAAGAAAAGGGAGGTATCTGAAAAAGATTTCTTCGAGGTTTTCTGTGAGCGTACACGGGATGATTCCAACCCAATTATAATTGATCGCGGTCAGGTAAACAATGAAAAAATCGCAGCAGAAATCATCAATTCAAAGCCCGATATTTTAATTTCTTATGGATGCTCTATAATCAAAAACGAACTTCTTTTAGAAACTTTTAAAGGTAAGTTCATAAATATACACTTAGGTTTATCCCCTTACTATAGAGGAAGCGGTACAAATTTCTGGCCTTTGGTCAATAATCAATTCCAACTAGTGGGAACGACTTTCATGCATATTGATCGAGGAATTGATACAGGGGAAATTATACATCAAGTTCGTGCTAAAATATTCCGGGGTGATACTCCTCATCAAATCGGAAATAGATTGATTAAAGATTCCTTCTCTGTTTTAGAAAAGCTTATCCAAAATTTTGATTTTCTTGAAAAAATCCCTTCTGATTTCTTCACCGTAAAAGAAGAGAAACTTTTCAGAAACAAAGACTTTTCTGATGATGCAGTGATGCAGCTATATCGAAATTTTGATAATCAGGCAGTAACAAAATATTTGTCAGAAGAGGAAAGGCTCTGTAAAGACTTTCCTATTTTTGAGAATCCAACTATGTATCCTCTATGA
- a CDS encoding polysaccharide deacetylase family protein has product MEDFEKQLNYFGNEFGFMSKSDLKISLETGRPTSGVLLTFDDGLSCHYDHVFPILKKYGLWGIFYVPTQVFESKKVLDVHRIHILLARISPDILYRSLLEIIEEKHLVDSFRPGFYDLTYSTQKNDDHTNSIKRILNYFISYRYRETVIDRLFELFIPENVTTEDYYLSIDDMEEMADCMVIGSHTVSHSVMSKLSLEIQEDEIKNSFAFLERENLINEFRTFCYPYGGFHTFTESTEQLLDQFQCEFSFNVEPRDIETHDLTLRKQALPRYDCNQFPFGQVRTKP; this is encoded by the coding sequence GTGGAAGATTTTGAAAAACAACTGAATTATTTTGGTAACGAATTTGGCTTTATGAGTAAGTCAGACCTAAAAATCTCTCTTGAGACAGGCCGGCCAACGTCAGGTGTTCTTCTTACTTTTGATGATGGGTTGAGTTGCCACTATGACCACGTGTTTCCAATTCTCAAAAAATATGGACTATGGGGGATTTTCTATGTTCCTACCCAAGTTTTCGAAAGCAAGAAAGTTCTAGATGTACATCGCATCCATATCTTACTTGCAAGAATTTCCCCCGATATACTCTACAGAAGTTTATTGGAAATAATTGAAGAAAAACACCTCGTGGATTCATTTCGTCCCGGTTTCTATGATTTGACTTATAGCACTCAGAAAAATGATGATCATACTAACTCAATAAAAAGAATACTTAACTATTTTATTTCTTATCGTTATAGGGAGACAGTAATTGATCGCTTATTCGAGCTATTTATTCCAGAAAATGTAACTACAGAAGATTATTACCTGAGTATTGATGATATGGAAGAAATGGCTGACTGCATGGTTATTGGAAGCCATACAGTCAGCCACTCGGTAATGTCCAAATTGAGCTTGGAAATACAGGAAGATGAAATAAAAAACTCATTTGCTTTTCTTGAAAGAGAGAACTTAATCAATGAGTTTAGAACATTTTGCTATCCGTATGGTGGATTTCATACTTTTACTGAATCAACAGAGCAACTTTTAGATCAATTCCAATGTGAATTCTCGTTTAATGTGGAACCAAGGGATATTGAAACGCATGATTTAACATTACGAAAACAGGCTCTACCGAGATATGACTGTAACCAATTTCCCTTTGGCCAAGTAAGGACAAAACCTTGA
- a CDS encoding FkbM family methyltransferase: MHIIKELIYRRYKISFSKSGEDLLLSKILQNFKSGTYVDIGCWDPIKASNSYYFFLRGYKGICIDPNPQLKDRFARYRKSDKLITCGVGLDNSVLDYYMIKHDGSMNTFDPKFIEENNLQNSVEKILKIPIRPLGEILREECVPKQELLFFDIDVEGYDLQVLQSNDWDHFKPYAVMVESTLSVKEDMESEINDFLERKGYKIFAKTVINKDLGNLIFLRDGFYK, from the coding sequence ATGCATATAATCAAAGAACTTATTTACCGAAGGTACAAAATAAGTTTTTCCAAATCAGGGGAAGATTTACTGCTTTCCAAGATATTGCAGAACTTCAAATCAGGCACCTATGTGGATATTGGATGCTGGGATCCGATCAAAGCTTCCAATTCTTACTACTTTTTCCTAAGAGGCTATAAAGGAATCTGTATTGATCCTAATCCTCAGCTAAAAGACAGGTTTGCCAGATACCGAAAATCAGATAAGCTCATTACTTGCGGTGTCGGGTTGGATAATTCAGTATTGGATTATTATATGATCAAACATGATGGATCTATGAATACATTTGATCCGAAATTTATTGAAGAAAATAATCTGCAGAATTCTGTGGAAAAAATATTGAAAATACCTATCAGGCCTCTAGGGGAAATTTTAAGAGAGGAATGTGTTCCTAAACAAGAACTTTTATTTTTTGATATAGATGTGGAAGGCTATGATTTACAGGTGCTTCAATCAAATGATTGGGATCATTTCAAACCATATGCCGTAATGGTGGAATCAACTCTTAGTGTCAAAGAAGATATGGAATCAGAAATCAATGATTTTCTAGAGAGAAAAGGATATAAGATTTTCGCTAAGACTGTGATTAATAAAGATTTAGGTAATTTGATATTTCTTAGAGATGGCTTTTATAAATAA
- a CDS encoding NAD-dependent epimerase/dehydratase family protein, which translates to MRILITGGNGFLGRNIIQILKDSHDILTLGRSVDNDFISDLAYPIDLKLPKFDLIIHAAGKAHSIPKNKKEEAEFFEVNSKGTQNLLKTVASSGCFPNTLVMISSVSVYGLDSGHSISEIHPLNGASPYALSKISAENFSREWGIEHGVNVVILRLPLVIGHNAPGNFGAMVKAIEKGYYFRLANMENRKSMVLAEDVASLMPQLLNKNGTYNLTDGVNPLFTELDAYLASQLGKRIWTFPVSVLKLFSKIGDVVPIFPLSTYRLEKLSSSLTFDHQKAIKELGWEPRPVIGTFRIKE; encoded by the coding sequence ATGAGAATACTGATAACAGGTGGAAATGGTTTTTTGGGTAGAAATATCATCCAAATACTCAAAGATTCCCATGATATTCTGACTTTGGGAAGGAGTGTTGATAATGATTTTATTTCTGATTTAGCTTATCCTATTGACTTAAAATTGCCGAAATTTGACCTGATCATCCATGCTGCCGGAAAAGCCCATTCAATTCCCAAAAACAAGAAAGAAGAAGCGGAATTTTTTGAAGTCAACTCAAAGGGAACCCAAAATCTTCTTAAAACAGTAGCTTCGTCCGGTTGCTTTCCAAACACTTTAGTGATGATTAGTTCCGTATCCGTGTATGGGTTGGATTCTGGCCATTCTATTTCAGAAATTCATCCATTAAATGGGGCTAGCCCATATGCATTAAGTAAAATAAGTGCCGAAAATTTTTCACGGGAATGGGGAATAGAGCATGGGGTTAACGTAGTAATTCTTCGTCTTCCCTTGGTAATCGGGCATAATGCCCCAGGGAACTTTGGTGCAATGGTAAAAGCTATAGAAAAAGGATATTATTTTCGGTTAGCAAATATGGAGAACCGAAAATCAATGGTATTGGCAGAAGATGTGGCAAGTTTGATGCCCCAACTTTTAAATAAAAATGGAACATACAATTTAACAGATGGGGTGAATCCCTTGTTTACAGAACTTGACGCCTACTTAGCATCCCAGCTAGGGAAAAGAATATGGACTTTCCCTGTAAGTGTCCTTAAGTTGTTTTCTAAAATAGGAGATGTCGTTCCAATATTTCCTCTGTCTACCTATAGGCTTGAAAAACTCTCTAGTTCATTAACCTTTGACCATCAAAAGGCTATAAAAGAACTAGGGTGGGAACCACGCCCTGTAATAGGTACATTTAGGATTAAAGAGTGA
- a CDS encoding glycosyltransferase family 4 protein — protein sequence MKIIYIYPYFGTPKGGWSTRVYEFARRWIKEGADVTVITSPYYKSDISASGIVDKQEIEGIKLIVVNSPDSNKASLPNRVYNALKFSAFALYYSMTLNYDVIVSSSGPITTALPGLISKFFRSKKFIFEVRDLWPTGAIELRLIKNPILIKFGLWFEKICYKNADLVATCSTGMQEGVLRVWPYAKTIVVPNSSDNELFKRTGDTPDDFPHEWKGRKVFVYTGSLGLMDDCLQILRGFIHAEELDICLAVVGDGAEKADLERFVQSNNLDGKIRFFGLIPKEEVVRWYNVATASFVTFKNLPVLHTSSPNKMFDSFAAGVPIIQNTMGWIRELVENEKCGINVLPEDASAMGKAIDLVATNSEIQLLMAKNAARLGATSFDRTHVSNLYLSGIREIYR from the coding sequence ATGAAAATCATCTATATATATCCATATTTTGGCACACCTAAAGGAGGCTGGAGTACAAGAGTTTATGAATTTGCAAGGCGTTGGATAAAGGAGGGAGCTGATGTCACGGTAATTACCAGTCCTTATTATAAATCCGATATAAGTGCCAGTGGGATTGTAGACAAGCAGGAAATAGAAGGGATCAAACTGATTGTTGTTAATTCCCCGGATTCCAATAAAGCTAGTTTGCCAAATAGGGTTTATAACGCTTTAAAGTTTTCGGCATTCGCCCTTTATTATTCAATGACACTGAATTATGATGTGATAGTTTCCAGCTCTGGCCCTATTACTACGGCATTGCCAGGATTAATATCTAAATTTTTCAGAAGTAAGAAGTTCATTTTTGAGGTTCGGGACTTATGGCCAACCGGAGCTATCGAGCTGAGGTTGATCAAGAATCCTATATTGATAAAATTCGGGTTGTGGTTTGAGAAAATATGCTACAAAAATGCGGATCTTGTGGCAACTTGTTCGACAGGAATGCAAGAAGGAGTCTTAAGGGTATGGCCCTACGCAAAAACTATTGTTGTTCCTAATTCTTCTGATAATGAGTTGTTTAAAAGAACCGGAGACACTCCTGATGATTTTCCTCATGAGTGGAAGGGCAGAAAAGTTTTTGTCTATACAGGGTCTCTTGGGCTGATGGATGACTGCTTACAAATTCTACGAGGTTTTATTCATGCTGAAGAGCTGGATATATGCTTGGCCGTGGTGGGTGACGGGGCAGAAAAAGCTGATTTGGAACGATTTGTCCAATCAAACAACCTCGATGGTAAAATTAGGTTTTTCGGATTGATTCCAAAAGAGGAAGTTGTGAGATGGTATAATGTAGCAACAGCTAGTTTTGTTACTTTCAAGAATCTCCCCGTATTGCATACAAGTTCGCCCAATAAAATGTTTGACTCTTTTGCTGCAGGAGTCCCAATTATCCAAAATACTATGGGTTGGATAAGAGAACTGGTCGAGAATGAAAAGTGTGGTATTAATGTGCTTCCTGAAGACGCATCAGCAATGGGTAAGGCGATTGATTTAGTGGCTACTAATTCTGAGATTCAACTGTTGATGGCCAAAAATGCAGCTAGATTGGGAGCCACTAGCTTTGATCGAACTCATGTATCCAACTTATATTTAAGTGGAATAAGGGAGATTTACCGATGA
- a CDS encoding AMP-binding protein produces MIYSYLLEKVILPIADRLNGTVVLDVLSEYRKTIKLGKEDLTKLQEKKLRKILQHATSKSRFYAELSVSDASDTSTWLKSFPILKKRTFRENLDSIITDLDMDGLHMIQSSGSTGPPGKVYFNKKEISIGRAIQVLWWEWAGYRMGNSILQTGVNLKRSREKAIKDLLFKTTYIEALKHDENQILEILKRLEKHPIDHFVGYASSLYLFAKVAKANGIRGIKFVSVISLGEKLFPNFQEVIEEVFSCQVFDTYGASEGFRIASQCKEGNYHFMMPHLYVEIVDENGVEVRPGETGTVLITDLDNYTTPMIRYELGDMAVKAVDFKCKCGMNLPVFGEVIGRSTEFLETPGRKYITVQTVVRVLKHFPEVEEFRLTQVKKNLFELEYTSAMDLGDIETEIVNHFNSMFEEVLNFHFIKVDQIPKGPTGKFQLIRNKLTTIAY; encoded by the coding sequence ATGATCTATTCGTATCTGCTTGAAAAAGTCATTCTACCAATAGCTGACCGCCTAAATGGGACAGTGGTGCTAGATGTATTATCAGAATACAGAAAAACAATAAAACTAGGTAAAGAAGATCTCACTAAGCTTCAAGAAAAGAAGCTTCGGAAAATTTTACAGCATGCCACCTCTAAAAGCAGGTTCTATGCTGAATTGTCTGTTTCGGATGCAAGTGATACAAGTACTTGGTTAAAGTCTTTTCCAATTTTGAAAAAAAGGACATTCCGGGAAAATTTGGATTCAATCATTACCGATCTGGATATGGATGGATTACATATGATTCAATCTTCAGGATCTACGGGGCCTCCGGGGAAAGTGTATTTTAACAAAAAAGAAATTTCGATTGGTCGAGCCATACAGGTCTTATGGTGGGAATGGGCAGGTTATAGGATGGGCAACTCCATATTGCAGACTGGTGTTAACCTGAAGCGTTCTAGAGAAAAAGCTATTAAAGACCTACTTTTTAAAACCACCTATATTGAAGCGTTAAAGCATGATGAAAATCAGATACTTGAGATACTTAAAAGATTGGAAAAGCATCCAATTGATCATTTTGTCGGTTATGCTTCCAGCCTCTATTTGTTTGCAAAAGTTGCAAAAGCAAATGGTATTAGAGGAATCAAGTTTGTCTCTGTAATATCATTAGGTGAAAAACTCTTCCCCAATTTTCAGGAAGTGATAGAAGAGGTGTTCTCGTGCCAGGTTTTCGATACTTATGGAGCTTCTGAAGGATTCAGGATAGCTTCACAGTGTAAGGAAGGAAATTACCATTTTATGATGCCGCATTTATATGTGGAAATTGTAGATGAGAATGGAGTCGAGGTCAGACCCGGAGAAACTGGTACAGTATTAATTACCGATCTTGATAATTATACTACCCCTATGATAAGGTATGAATTAGGTGATATGGCGGTCAAAGCTGTTGATTTCAAGTGCAAATGTGGGATGAACTTACCTGTGTTTGGCGAGGTGATAGGGAGGTCAACCGAATTTTTGGAAACTCCTGGAAGAAAATATATCACTGTGCAGACGGTAGTAAGGGTCTTAAAACATTTTCCTGAGGTAGAAGAATTTAGACTGACACAGGTGAAAAAAAACCTTTTTGAACTCGAATATACTTCAGCAATGGATCTTGGTGATATAGAAACAGAGATAGTGAATCATTTTAATTCGATGTTTGAGGAAGTTTTAAATTTTCATTTTATAAAGGTCGATCAAATTCCCAAAGGCCCAACAGGTAAGTTTCAACTCATACGGAATAAACTCACTACTATCGCTTACTAG
- a CDS encoding glycosyltransferase family 4 protein, with product MRLIYIGNKLAGKGFNPTTIDTLGEILAKMHPTVFASEKKNTLLRFIDMGSTIIKYRKGNPLVLIDTYSTSAFNFVVLSAVICRIYKIRYIPYLHGGSLKDRLESSPLLSKFVFDKAYRIISPSGFLREVFREKGFKGVSIFPNFINIEKYPFKRRDRLRPKILWVRSFHEIYNPQRALLVLLRVLKFYPEAELCMVGPDKDGSLEKVKAEASTLGIADQVKFTGGLSKEEWIMLSENYDIFLNTTDYDNTPVSVMEAMALGMCVISTKVGGIPYLFEDGVEGFMVDLEIDERFSDYVLKLLASPELSKSISINARMKSESWDWEIVKKLWIELLGK from the coding sequence ATGAGGTTAATTTATATTGGGAATAAACTTGCTGGAAAGGGGTTTAATCCCACTACTATTGATACATTAGGAGAGATTCTTGCTAAGATGCACCCAACGGTTTTTGCCTCAGAGAAGAAAAACACTTTATTGAGATTTATAGACATGGGATCTACCATTATTAAATATCGTAAAGGAAATCCTCTCGTTCTGATCGATACATATAGTACATCAGCTTTTAATTTTGTAGTTTTATCAGCTGTAATTTGCAGGATTTATAAGATTCGATATATCCCTTATCTCCATGGGGGATCTCTTAAAGACCGTTTGGAATCGAGCCCCCTGCTTTCAAAATTTGTGTTTGACAAGGCTTATAGAATAATTTCCCCATCAGGCTTTTTAAGAGAGGTTTTTAGAGAGAAAGGCTTTAAAGGGGTCAGTATTTTTCCAAACTTTATTAATATTGAGAAATATCCCTTTAAAAGGAGGGATCGCTTAAGGCCCAAAATTTTGTGGGTTAGATCCTTTCATGAAATTTATAACCCCCAACGTGCTCTCCTTGTACTTTTACGGGTTTTGAAATTTTACCCAGAGGCTGAACTTTGTATGGTGGGGCCTGATAAAGACGGTTCATTAGAAAAGGTTAAGGCCGAAGCGAGCACCCTTGGTATAGCTGATCAAGTGAAATTTACAGGTGGGCTTTCAAAAGAAGAGTGGATTATGCTGTCAGAGAATTATGATATTTTCTTAAACACTACGGATTATGATAATACTCCAGTGAGTGTAATGGAAGCCATGGCTTTAGGGATGTGTGTTATTTCTACAAAAGTAGGTGGAATACCATATTTATTTGAGGATGGGGTTGAAGGATTTATGGTTGATCTTGAGATAGATGAACGCTTTTCGGATTATGTGCTTAAATTACTGGCTTCTCCAGAATTGTCTAAATCTATATCTATCAATGCGAGGATGAAATCAGAATCATGGGATTGGGAGATAGTGAAAAAGCTCTGGATAGAACTATTAGGAAAATGA
- the neuC gene encoding UDP-N-acetylglucosamine 2-epimerase, with translation MRKILFLTGTRADFGKLKSLIRVCVNSGLFDVHIFATGMHMQHQYGITVKEIEKSGFSNIFKFINFTSETTMDLTLAKTIDGLSSFIKEETPDMIIVHGDRVEALAGAIVGALNNILVGHIEGGEVSGTVDEIIRHSVSKMSHIHFVANELAKKRLIQMGELENQVFVIGSPDIDIMFSEGLPDIVESKNYYDIEFEDFAILMFHPVTTENHQLPKIVQELIATISSDSNNYIIIYPNNDLGSSQILEGYETLRGNPRVKIFPSIRFEYFLVLLKHAKFLIGNSSAGIREAPYYGIPSINIGTRQNNRAYGPSIIQSSYERSDIISAIKNAEQTEIKIGQQDFGNGSSDVKFLEILKDDQTWEISCQKLFNDLI, from the coding sequence ATGAGGAAAATTTTATTTTTAACCGGGACACGGGCAGATTTTGGGAAATTAAAGTCTCTGATCAGAGTATGTGTGAATTCTGGCTTGTTTGATGTTCATATATTTGCTACTGGTATGCACATGCAGCATCAGTATGGTATCACGGTTAAGGAGATAGAGAAGTCAGGGTTTTCCAATATCTTTAAATTTATCAATTTCACCTCTGAGACTACTATGGATCTCACGTTGGCAAAGACGATTGATGGACTTTCCTCTTTTATCAAAGAAGAGACTCCCGATATGATTATTGTTCATGGAGATCGGGTGGAGGCTTTGGCAGGAGCAATAGTCGGAGCATTGAATAATATTCTAGTAGGACACATTGAAGGAGGAGAAGTGTCAGGGACTGTTGATGAAATAATCAGACATTCGGTAAGTAAAATGAGCCATATACATTTTGTGGCAAATGAATTGGCCAAGAAGAGATTGATCCAAATGGGAGAATTGGAAAATCAGGTTTTTGTGATTGGGTCACCGGATATAGATATTATGTTTTCAGAGGGACTTCCTGATATTGTAGAGTCGAAAAACTATTATGATATTGAATTTGAAGACTTTGCTATTTTAATGTTCCATCCGGTGACTACGGAAAATCATCAATTACCGAAAATAGTTCAGGAACTAATTGCAACCATTTCTTCTGATTCAAATAATTACATAATCATCTATCCTAACAATGACTTGGGAAGTTCCCAAATTTTGGAAGGGTATGAAACCTTGAGGGGTAACCCTAGGGTGAAGATATTCCCATCAATTCGATTTGAATATTTTCTGGTTCTACTCAAACACGCTAAATTCTTGATAGGTAATAGCAGTGCCGGAATAAGAGAGGCTCCGTATTATGGAATCCCAAGTATTAATATTGGGACCAGACAGAATAATAGAGCTTATGGACCTTCTATTATTCAATCTTCATACGAAAGAAGTGATATAATTTCAGCTATAAAAAATGCAGAACAAACTGAAATAAAGATCGGCCAGCAGGATTTTGGCAATGGCTCCAGCGATGTCAAGTTTCTGGAAATACTAAAGGATGACCAAACTTGGGAGATTTCTTGTCAGAAACTGTTTAATGACTTGATTTAA